The segment ccacatgtgccagtgagctgcgccccccccacaactagattggaaaaaaaaaaacacaacaacttgacatcctggaaaaatacactgttccccaataataaaaacaaaaagaaaaaatgagcaacattaaagaaaataatagtatatCAATATATCATATCCATCTTTTAGTATACAGTTGACagttttattcttaaattcttcTAGATAAGTTTACCTAAGATTGTGGGATATGTGATAATCTTTGGGCTTAGAGCTTTCTTGTCTCTTGAATATCTGTTTATATTagggatattttatttatttgacttaaaGAAGATGGAGCACATAATTATGTCTTGAAAATGTAATTTCCtatattgtgattttaaaagtttcaaaaataaaaattagacgATTATTCTGGCTGAATACATTGCTATAGATCATAGTCTGCATTCTCATTGCTTAATTTTTGACTAAATTTTTGGGACCTTGAAATATAGGTGTATTTCCTCTCATAAATAGCTTTAGAAAACCTTTTAGATTAGTAAATTACAGCACTTATTTAGTAAACATAACATACTTTTTTATTTGCCAAAGGATTAAgagcattttgattttaaatttattgcgaTTCATGCATTTATTGAGTAGTTGCTATGTGGGAGGCACTGCTCTGGGTTCTTGGGATATAAAGATTTGTAGATCTTTATTAAACCTGAAGTGGGTGGGTTAATGACAAGTAATAAAGAAATATGTTGTGTAGTAAGTTAGGAGTAAGGAGTTAGCAAGGGAGATTTTGGGAAGTATTGGGAAAAGTAAGTGCAAAGGCCAGAATATGCTTAACATGTCAAGGAACAGTGAAGAGTTCGGTGTTTTCATTGTGACTGGAGCAGAATGAGAGTGGGGCGAATAGTAagagtagtagtaatagtaatagagtagatcagagagaaagacagggttGGAGAAGGAAGGTCTTATGGTAAACCATTGAAaggatttgttttttacttttaggaGCCACTGGAGAGTTTTCAGCAGAAGAATTGGAGGCtctgacttatgttttaaaaaggaacattctGGCTACTCTGATATGAATAACCTAGGGAAGAGGAGCAGAAGTGGAAGCAGGGGAATTAGAAGCCTTTCTAATAATCTAGGGCCAGAGATGATGGTCAAAGTTATAGCAGTAAAGGTAGTGAAAAGTGATaaattcttgatatattttgaagatagggCCAATAGGAATTTCCTGACACACCATAATAACTTGTTAAAGTGAATGCAAGTTTTGTGAAAAGgtacaaagtaaaattttagttCAAATCCAGAATTACTGAGAATCTATTTTTTTCAGCTTCCTAGAATCTTTGTAGAATTGAAAGCTTATTTTTGTAGAAAGCTACTCCATATTACTAAAACTCCATTAAAAGGAGCATGTTATGTTTGAATGGCTTAGTAAAATATCTTAGAAAACTTAGATGTAGAGAGAGCTTCATTTCAGCAGTTGTAGGACAGTTCCATTCAAATTAATGCATTGTCATTCATTTCTGTAAGGACACTTAATCCAGACATTTCCTTGAAATAAGGTGATCTAAGGCATAATGAGAAACTGCATTGCAAACTTAAAAGCTTAATAACAAAAGCTTTCTAATGTTTATTAAAGATTGGTCATCAAGATGCTCTTAACCCTTAACTTTGAGTAGATCATTGTTAGTTTTGTCTTAGTTTCTTCATGAGTAAGAATAAGCACAATGCtagaaattacaagaaaatgaCAACAGGTTAAAGTAAAGTTACATCAAAAGTAGAAATACAGGTTGACATAAATATCaccattaaatatatttgaaaggaaTTTTTGAAATTTCTCGTATGTAGACATTGGCCATTAGTTTATTAGTGGGAGCACAAGAAGAGAATagatttgttccttttttttttttttttttttttttttttgcagcacaGAAGAAAAACTACCTTAGTTAATGGAGGGCAATTTTGACCTGGATGTTGAGGATAATTCATGTATGTCTGAAATTAGATTCCCTTATAGCCTATTACAGCCAACCTCATAAAAGCTTTGTTTCTCCTGTGAGGTGGTAATAACAATCTCACCCAAACAAATGGCAAAATCTTTTTGAGGGCAGGgtgatggcattttttttctagtctagagtttctcaaacttttttgaaatctgaaaacacttaaaaCTAAAGCTTCTGAGTTAAATAAACCCgtaaatcagaaaaagaaaacactgctttGTTGAGAAAGTTGGAAGGAGAGAGCAACTATTTGCCCAATATTGTTTCCTATGTCtagatgaaataatttttccatcacagtttgaaaatcactttaTGGTGACTCCTGACATAAGCTCTGGAGCTGACTTCAGAATACCAGCAGGTAGCTTGCCTGAGAGCATTGTTATAAAGAAGGTCATGGATGTGTTCCTCACTGTATCTAATTGGTAGTTTACTGTGAATTTGGTGTGAAAAACCATAAATGTCATGCAAAgctaacttatttttaatttaaacttgaaTATTTATGATTCAGACTGCTAATTAGGGTGTGTTGAAGCCTCAGTATTAAAATTTATCCTCAATATAATAGAGTTTATTTCTCTATTTGATAAAAAGCCTTCCAGTTTTCAGTGACCAGTGAAAGGGTGATGACTTCATtcgttttcatttaattttaaggcctttttctttctgaaacaaaatacattttgtgatggagtgttttcatttttgttcttaagCTGTAacttaaaagagaaaggaatctcAGTATTTTGAGATTTGTGCTATAGGAGAGCAGAAAGGAGTCTTTTAATGTGTTTGGGTAAGcatatataagaaatattaataaagatgtgACTATGGCAAGGATtagatttatacttaaaaatttctTCAATACTCAAATCCGTGATGTGACATTGTATTGTTACTtttctattaacatttttgtgtgtctCTTAAATTGTAGAAGGCAGGGGACAGTCTTGTATGTCTTTGAATTGCCCTTAGTTTTCAGAATAGATGTTTGTTTAATAAAGGGCTATAAGTAGTTCTAGTGTTTGTACTGTTTAACATAAAAATTCCCCAGGGTAATCGCTAGATATGTTTTCTTctgatgtatattttaaagtatattatctGTAGTTTTGGCTTTTCTAGTAAGGACAGACCTCGTATTctactattttcaattttttccttaattgttAGCTATGCAATCGTGCCGTTTTCACAAACTAATTtccctttttatcattatgtctAACTTTGTTATCCAGTtaattcactgttttatttttggtaaatatcTATAAATGAAATAGGCCAATTGTTCTCACATAGTTTAGGGAAAGAATGTTAAACTTGATGGTAGGTACAAATGCTAAGTTTGATCagattaagatttaaaaaaaaaattagtgaaaaaaaaacTAGTTAATGAGATTGGGTGGGACTGCTCTAATTTCTTCTACTTACTGTATAATTTGCTGCCAGGTAAATATTTGTAAGTCACAAGTCTGATCATACCATTTTTTAATCTTCAACAGCTTCCCTGGTTCTGAGAAGcagaactaatatttattaagcaccttttGTTAGacactgaacatttaaaaaaaattacttaattctTAAATTTGTATAGATATGTGGCCCCACTttatagataggggaatcatgtCTGAAGAGGTTTTGGGCTTTACTCTTGTcataaattaggaaataatacTCAAATTTGAAATTAGTTCTATTTACtcatgttttctacttttttgttgCTCCTTAacagtaatgttttatttattacaaaagtGAAATTACTAAACATTTTGTTTGACTACCTTATGGctgatattgttaaaattaatatttagttgAGGCTAATACAATAAACCTCTAGACTATAAGactgaaaatttattattttagctgAAATATTagtcaaaaatttaaattacaagaACAGTTTCTCATTACCATTAGTTGTTAGTGTGGCAAATATGCAGTATAATCTTAATAGATGTTTACTTGCAGTTGTGGTCAAAGGAGAAGTCAGGTATTTACAGCCAGGTGGTGGTGGTTCTTTTCTtaacctttcttttccttttttcttcatgttctttATAGTCTTGATTTTGTCTGATTAAAGATAATTTTCACGTATGTTGATGTACATAGCTAGATATTTTCCCTCGTAAAATTTTGATGCGACAGCaatcatgtattttaattcaACCTCAAGAATGTGAAGAATctccaaataaaactttataagaGACTTATTCATTGCTTTCACATAAATAacctaaattaaaattacatgtaaTTCTTAAAGGTTATTTAATGTTGCTGGTATATCAAATACTTCTGAAAGATTGTCTCaaatatataatcttaaaattcttTAGCTTGGTTCTCATCAAAATGTGGTTCATGAGCTCTTTGTAACTAGTCAGAGGAAATAAATGCAGAATccaagaacatttaaaaacaatttgacagTAATTTTATGTCTCTTGAATCTAGTAAGGATGgggcttagattttttttttttgaacattttatatgttttgcaAAAGTGGGCTTGcagatatgaaataaaaattggtgCTTCACCTTAGATAGTTGGAGAAGCATAGATAGTTAAATACTGTCACTATTTGTATTAACTGTCCACTTCTATTTCCCTTTTTAAGTATTTGAATATCCTAATTGTTTTGGGGCATAAAATTTGGTAGATATCACAGGAGTGTATTGAAACTTCTTGAAAAATTTTGTAAATTCTAAAATCTAATACGAAATTACGTTTTAGGGAATTAGTTTTGAGGAAACATGTAATAGAAATCaggttgtttttaaaagttttgaggAAGTTGTTAAGGTAACTAGTACATTTTAGTTAACACCAAGCATAGTCTCCagtcatagaaagaaaaattgagggaggggaaaggacGAGTTTCCTCAAACTCGTTGGAAGGAGTCGAGACAACATGCATATTTAGTTAATAAGGGCTATTTTAAATTTGTGAGATAACtaaatttttgtgttattttaattgtCAGAATTGTAAATTTTGAGGTCATCGTGCATTTATTTATAACAATCATAAACTGATTTCTTGAAACATATAACGTTAATTTGCATAGTGCATTGTTATGAACAtctttaatatgtatatagtttAATGTGTGTAATTCATATTTaagatttgtctgtttttctcctttttctaggaAGATGATCCATATGATCTTGAAGACCTTTCTGCACAGAAATGAGGGAAATACAAACAACCAAATATAGTTCCGAAATTCAGGATCGGTATTTtgagatgattttattttcagaatgagCAGTATATCTGGTTACCTTTGTGAATGTAGAGACATGAGAAGAGAGTTATGATGGCAAAAAACAAAGAGCCTCGTCCCCCATCCTATACTATCAGTGTAGTTGGACTCTCTGggactgaaaaagacaaaggtAACTGTGGAGTTGGAAAGTCTTGTTTGTGCAATAGATTTGTACGCTCAAAAGCAGATGAATATTATCCGGAGCATACTTCTGTGCTTAGCACCATTGACTTTGGAGGACGAGTAGTAAACAATGATCACTTTTTGTACTGGGGTGACATAACACAAAGTGGTGAAGATGGAATAGAATGCAAAATTCATGTCATTGAACAAACAGAGTTCATTGATGACCAGACTTTCTTGCCTCATCGGAGTACGAATTTGCAACCATATATAAAACGTGCAGCTGCCTCTAAATTGCAGTCGGCAGAAAAACTAATGTACATTTGCACTGATCAACTAGGCTTGGAGCAAGACTTCGAACAGAAGCAAATGCCTGAAGGGAAACTCAATGTAGATGGATTTTTATTGTGCATTGACGTCAGTCAGGGATGCAATAGGAAATTTGATGATCAACTTAAATTTGTGAATAATCTTTTTGTTCAACTATCAAAGTCAAAAAAACCTGTAATAATAGCAGCAACTAAATGTGATGAATGTGTGGATCATTATCTTAGAGAAGTTCAGGCATTTGCTTCAAACAAGAAGAATCTTCTTGTAGTGGAAACATCAGCACGATTTAATGTCAACATTGAAACATGTTTCACTGCACTGGTACAAATGTTGGATAAAACTCGTGGAAAGCCTAAAATTATTCCCTATCTGGATGCTTATAAAACACAGAGACAACTTGTTGTCACAGCAACAGATAAGTTTGAAAAACTTGTGCAGACTGTGAGAGATTATCATGCAACTTGGAAAACTGTtagtaataaattaaaaaatcatcctGATTATGAAGAATACATCAACTTAGAGGGAACAAGAAAGGCCAGAAGTACATTCTCAAAACATATAGAACAACTTAAACAGGAACatataagaaaaaggagagaagaatatATAAATACCTTACCAAGAGCATTTAACACTCTTTTGCCAAATCTAGAAGAGATTGAACATTTGAATTGGTCAGAAGCTTTGAAGTTAATGGAGAAGAGAGCAGATTTTCAATTATGTTTTGTGGTGCTAGAAAAAACACCTTGGGATGAAACTGACCATATAGATAAAATTAATGATAGGCGAATCCCATTTGACCTCCTAAGCACTTTAGAAGCTGAAAAAGTCTATCAGAATCATGTACAACATCTAATATCAGAGAAACGGAGggtagaaatgaaggaaaaattcaaaaagaCTTTGGAAAAAATTCAGTTCATATCACCTGGGCAACCGTGGGAGGAAGTTATGTGCTTTGTTATGGAGGATGAAGCCTTCAAATATATTACTGAGGCTGATAGCAAAGAAGTGTATGGTAGGCATCAGCGAGAAATTGTTGAAAAAGCCAAAGAAGAGTTTCAGGAAATGCTTTTTGAGCATTCTGAACTTTTTTATGATTTAGATCTTAATGCAACACCTAGTTCAGATAAAATGAGTGAAATTCATACAGTTTTGAGTGAAGAACCTAGATATAAAGCTTTACAGAAACTTGCACCTGATAGGGAGTCTCTTCTACTTAAGCATATAGGGTTTGTTTATCATCCCACTAAAGAAACATGTCTTAGTGGCCAAAATTGTACAGACATTAAAGTAGAACAGTTACTTGCCAGTAGTCTTTTGCAGTTGGATCATGGCCGCTTACGGTTGTATCATGATAGTACCAATATAGATAAAGTTAACCTTTTCATTTTAGGGAAGGATGGCCTTGCCCAAGAACTAGCAAATGAGATAAGGACACAATCCACTGATGATGAGTATGCCTTAGATGGAAAAATTTATGAACTTGATCTTCGACCAATTGATGCCAAGTCGCCTTACTTTTTAAGTCAGTTATGGACTGCTGCCTTTAAACCACATGGGTGCTTCTGTGTATTTAATTCCATTGAGTCActgaattttattggggaatttattggaaaaataagAACTGAAGCTTCTCAGatcagaaaagacaaatatatggCTAATCTTCCATTTACATTAATTCTGGCTAATCAGAGGGATTCTACCAGTTCTACCAGTAAGAATCTACCAATTCTCAGGCACCAAGGGCAACAGCTGGCAAACAAGTTACAGTGTCCTTTTGTAGATGTACCTGCTAGTACATATCCTCGTAAATTTAATGAAACCCAAATAAAGCAAGCTCTAAGAGGAGTATTAGAATCAGTTAAACATAATTTAGATGTGGTGAGCCCAGTTCCCACCAATAAGGATGTATCAGAAGCTGATTTGAGAATTGTCATGTGTGCCATGTGTGGTGATCCATTTAGTGTGGATCTTATTCTTTCACCCTTCCTTGAGTCTCATTCTTGCAGTGCTGCTCAAGCTGGACAGAATAATTCCCTAATGCTTGATAAAATCATTGGTGAAAAAAGGAGGCGAATACAGATCACAATATTATCATATCATTCCTCGATTGGAGTAAGGAAAGATGAACTGGTTCACGGATATATATTAGTTTATTCTGCCAAACGGAAAGCATCAATGGGAATGCTTCGAGCATTTCTATCAGAAGTTCAGGACACCATTCCTGTACAGCTGGTGGCAGTTACCGACAGCCAGGcagatttttttgaaaatgaggCCATCAAGGAGTTAATGACTGAAGGAGAACATATTGCAACTGAGATAACTGCTAAATTTACAGCATTGTATTCTTTGTCTCAGTATCATCGGCAAACCGAGGTCTTTACACTGTTTTTCAGTGatgttctagagaaaaaaaatatgatagaAAATTCCTATTTATCTGATAATACAAGGGAATCAACCCATCAAAGTGAGGATGTTTTTCTACCATCTCCCAGGGACTGTTTTCCCTATAACAACTACCCTGATTCAGATGATGATACAGAAGCACCACCTCCTTATAGTCCAATTGGGGATGATGTACAGTTGCTTCCAACACCTAGTGACCGTTCCAGATATAGATTAGATTTGGAAGGAAATGAATATCCTATTCATAGCACCCCCAACTGTCATGACCATGAACGCAACCATAAAGTGCCTCCACCTATTAAACCTAAACCAGTTGTACCTAAGACAAATGTGAAAAAACTGGACCCaaaccttttaaaaacaattgaagcTGGTATTGGTAAAAATCCAAGAAAACAGACTTCCCGGGTGCCTTTGGCACATCCTGAAGATATTGATCCTTCAGATAACTATGCGGAACCCATTGACACAATTTTCAAACAGAAGGGCTATTCTGATGAGATATATGTTGTTCCAGATGATAGTCAGAATCGCATTATTAAAATTCGAAACTCGTTTGTAAATAACACCCAAGGGGATGAAGAAAATGGGTATTCTGATAGAACCTCAAAAAGTCATGGGGAACGGAGACcttcaaaatacaaatacaaatctAAAACCCTGTTTAGTAAAGCCAAGTCATACTATAGAAGAACACACTCAGATGCAAGTGACGATGAAGCTTTCACTACttctaaaacaaaaaggaaaggaagacatCGTGGAAGCGAAGAAGATCCACTTCTTTCTCCTGTTGAAACGTGGAAAGGTGGTATTGATAACCCTGCAATCACTTCAGACCAGGAATTAgatgataaaaaaatgaagaagaaaacccacaaagtaaaagaagataaaaaggtAAGTTTAATTTATGGTCAATAATGTTTATACAgatgtttgtttttgccttttaaaaattatatatatatatttaaagataatggATTTGACATCAGTGAGAACTTAAGCTGCCTTATGTCACTCAGTAAATATAATTAgctctttaattttctgaatattttgtgagggtagattattttttattttaattgcatttcgtTTATTTGTGCTTTATCTTATTTGAGGGAAAAAGTTTGGTTTTGTGTTCTTATGTTCCTCAGCATAAAAATTCTGAGTGACTATGTTTATTCTCTTTACAGAAACTCAGATATAaagtgattttattctttttttttgtttgaaagcATTCCATTTGTCTTTTTCCCCTCTGACCTACCAGTTTTGCAATATTAATTTGATACACCTATCTCACTCAAGGATATTACCAATACAGTCAAACTGTAATAATTTGTAGTCTTGGAAATTTATTAACTTTTCCAAGCAGCTTCTTTGTGGATAGTGAGTGGTATACTGCCTAAAGACTTGCAGAAAGGTTTCTTTAGTTTGAATTGTAGAATCTTGACTAAATAGCaagttgttatattttaaatggttactAGTTTAAATGGTTACTAGTCTCATGGTGTTAAGCATTAGAAACCCAAATATGTatgctattaaaattgtatttagtcatttaaatttttattagatcTTTTTCACAGTGGTACTTCAGCACCTTCACTTCCAATACTATTTGACACCTGACTGTACACAAACTTTTATTCAAGGTTTTAAAGATAGCATTCAGTAAGCTTTTATTCTATGTATTGATAATTTCTTTATCAGTTAAATCAGTAATCTTACTATTTACTACAGCCGACTACTGTTTACTAACCCCAATTAAAGATACAGATATTTTGAAAAGCTTATTTCAGATAGTTTCCTACGCCTAGTAATTGCTGTCCATTATAGTGGGAtagactccattttattttctaagtttaatattttctaagtttcaatgttttcttctcatttactATGCTCTAGATTAGGCATGTAAACTGTTTTGAAGTAAGATTCAGCCAGACTTACAGCACAAACTCAATTCACGGCACACTACTAATTAAATATCTCTGGCATCTTTTCAGTCACCCTGGTACACTAGTTCTTGCTACATATTTTATCACTCCTAAAAGACttcaggatttttcttttaatttgcttatgttattaaaattacttaatgcttattagtaaaaataaagcatccaccatctttctattttaaattgcttttatttttgagtgttatttttccatttttgatcaCAAGTCTACTTAattgttttgttaactttttattttaatataatttcaacTTAGAGAATAGTTGCAGGAAGAGTAAACAGAGCTCTTGTATACTTTCCCAAGATTTACCAGCTGTATACATTTTGTCCCACTTGGCTtgagccgtgtgtgtgtgtgtgtgtgtgtgtgtgtgtgtgtgtgtgtgtgtgtagggatttatttatttgtttttgagcCCTTTGAGATCAAGTTGGATATATAGGACTCTTTATCATGAAATGCTTTATTGTGTATTTCCTAATAACAAGAACATTCTCTTAAATGGCAACAGTACAGATActaaattatgaaatttaacaGTGTTGCAATACTACAATAGtaccccttatccacaggggatagttccaagacccccagtggattgcagttagtacCAAACACTGTATTTActgttttttcttatacatacatacctatgataaagtttaatttataaattagcacagtaagagattaacgaTAACTAATAGTAATAGGTAACAATTACAATGATATGccgtaataaaagttatgtgagtgTGGCATTATTGAGTAAATTAATggtacttgaacacaagcactgtgatggTCGATCTGATAACCTAGATGTATACTAATGACTAATGAGTGGATGACATATACAGTGGGTAtatactggacaaagggataaaTCATGTCCTGGGCAGGATGAATTGGGACAGCTAGAGGTTTTATTCCACTACTCAAGTGTGTAAtttgaaacttatgaattgtttatttttggaattttccatttaatgtttttggactGAGGTTGATGCAGGTAACAAACTGAAAAGGGAAGCCGTGAATGGGGGTAGAGGACTACTGTATTTAATCTACAGTCTATGTTCAAAAACAGATTTTGTtcaaaaacagatttttgaacattttgaacCTATGTCCCAATAGTGTTTTTTGACACCAGAATACCCAATTTTTATTTAGTTGGAATTATAGTGTATacataatatttttccatattttttcactTAGTTTTATTTCTCCACATTGCTCATAGTCTTTCAAATTATACTTTTAGTCATTACATAGTTTTCCATTTAGCAAATTGTATCAAAATCGGATGGTTAGGCttccaagttttaattttttttcttttttcccttcttccgcctctccccgactctggttcaagccattgtttctcagtctagttgtgtaggacacagctccctggcccatgctggtattatgagccttgcgcccccctccccacttccctgaggcagttggtcaccagtccTCAGtcggccgctcacgctggcccATCTGGGCCACTCATGGCAGtgcagcagcccagctccagggcgagccattgttcacaatcttagctgtagagggcgcagctcactggtccatgtgggaattgaactggcgaccttggtgttaggagcacagcactccaaccacctgagccactgggcaggccctcaacttttaattttcacttttattgcaGTGGCCAATTTGCATAAAAGTTTGTTCCTTtagattatttctttaggatacaTGTACAGAAAGCTTGAGTATTTCAATGACTTGGTATTTATTATTCCTATAGATCTTGCAGTGTTAATTTCTTAACTATGAGCACTGTGAGGGAAAGGAGTATGccaaatttgtatttatatcgTGAAATTTTGGCATGGTCCCTGATTCCAGTTAGTTTATTAATGATAATGTTCcttgaattgaattaaatctcCTCTCATCTGATTTGTCCTACATAGTCacttaattatatttcaatgattctagaatccattttttaaacttttaaaaatgtcttaaatctGGATTGATGGCATGTCATAATttaacaggtttttttcttttttagaggtAAATAATGGTGCTGTTTTTAATCATTGGAATCTTAACCTTACTAAGTACAGTAATTTGACTTTGATGATTATTCCTTGTATTTGTATTCCACAAATACAAATGGGAATTCATATCAGACCTAGATTCTCTTCCTCCCCACTTGTAAATGATTCATGTTTGATTCCACACAATACTTTGTATAATATACCTCTTTTCATTTGATGTCAGTTTTCCTCGGTTGTATTGATGTAGTGAATTGGCTTTGAGTTTTACTTCTAATCTGCTTTCTATTGATTTGACAGTGGTCTCGGCTATCTTACTTTTAGAGCTGTTACAGAATTTTCATGCACTTTTATAtaacattgtttaatttttagttttctgcgTTATGATATTTGAATTCTtaacaaaattacagaaatgataTTTTAGATCTATAAGTAATTTCTAAAATCTGATGTCACTTAAAATGTTTGGTGTCTGGACCTGTTATcctaaaaagataaacataggTTACAAGGCAACTTCATAGATACACTTTTGTGccacatatattatattttagggttttgtatttatatatacacagtgaCATGCCTTGCATCTCTCTGTGGTTAACTGTATTACAGTTATCCGTCTGGTTTTTCCTTTAAGCATTACAGAAAGTCTGGAGCACTTTAGTGCAGCTTAGTTTGCCTAAAAATTATTCTCATAGTGGAGCTGGACTTGAGTAATTAAAGTTGTCTTATGTTTTAATTCAGTAAGCACACACTAAAAACATGCTTAAGTCTGTAAAAAAGGTGTTGAAGTACATAAAAAGTTGAAGCTGTGCATCCCTTAAAGAGCTTCAGTATTAGTTTGAGAGACAGTAGTACCCTGTGGTTGGGGCAGGGTTAGAAAGTACTACAAGAGCAACTTAAGGAAGCATGGTGTAGTAATTAAGAGTACATGGTCTAGAGCCCACTTCTGGGATTTG is part of the Rhinolophus sinicus isolate RSC01 linkage group LG03, ASM3656204v1, whole genome shotgun sequence genome and harbors:
- the ARHGAP5 gene encoding rho GTPase-activating protein 5 isoform X1; this translates as MMAKNKEPRPPSYTISVVGLSGTEKDKGNCGVGKSCLCNRFVRSKADEYYPEHTSVLSTIDFGGRVVNNDHFLYWGDITQSGEDGIECKIHVIEQTEFIDDQTFLPHRSTNLQPYIKRAAASKLQSAEKLMYICTDQLGLEQDFEQKQMPEGKLNVDGFLLCIDVSQGCNRKFDDQLKFVNNLFVQLSKSKKPVIIAATKCDECVDHYLREVQAFASNKKNLLVVETSARFNVNIETCFTALVQMLDKTRGKPKIIPYLDAYKTQRQLVVTATDKFEKLVQTVRDYHATWKTVSNKLKNHPDYEEYINLEGTRKARSTFSKHIEQLKQEHIRKRREEYINTLPRAFNTLLPNLEEIEHLNWSEALKLMEKRADFQLCFVVLEKTPWDETDHIDKINDRRIPFDLLSTLEAEKVYQNHVQHLISEKRRVEMKEKFKKTLEKIQFISPGQPWEEVMCFVMEDEAFKYITEADSKEVYGRHQREIVEKAKEEFQEMLFEHSELFYDLDLNATPSSDKMSEIHTVLSEEPRYKALQKLAPDRESLLLKHIGFVYHPTKETCLSGQNCTDIKVEQLLASSLLQLDHGRLRLYHDSTNIDKVNLFILGKDGLAQELANEIRTQSTDDEYALDGKIYELDLRPIDAKSPYFLSQLWTAAFKPHGCFCVFNSIESLNFIGEFIGKIRTEASQIRKDKYMANLPFTLILANQRDSTSSTSKNLPILRHQGQQLANKLQCPFVDVPASTYPRKFNETQIKQALRGVLESVKHNLDVVSPVPTNKDVSEADLRIVMCAMCGDPFSVDLILSPFLESHSCSAAQAGQNNSLMLDKIIGEKRRRIQITILSYHSSIGVRKDELVHGYILVYSAKRKASMGMLRAFLSEVQDTIPVQLVAVTDSQADFFENEAIKELMTEGEHIATEITAKFTALYSLSQYHRQTEVFTLFFSDVLEKKNMIENSYLSDNTRESTHQSEDVFLPSPRDCFPYNNYPDSDDDTEAPPPYSPIGDDVQLLPTPSDRSRYRLDLEGNEYPIHSTPNCHDHERNHKVPPPIKPKPVVPKTNVKKLDPNLLKTIEAGIGKNPRKQTSRVPLAHPEDIDPSDNYAEPIDTIFKQKGYSDEIYVVPDDSQNRIIKIRNSFVNNTQGDEENGYSDRTSKSHGERRPSKYKYKSKTLFSKAKSYYRRTHSDASDDEAFTTSKTKRKGRHRGSEEDPLLSPVETWKGGIDNPAITSDQELDDKKMKKKTHKVKEDKKQRKKTKNFNPPTRRNWESNYFGMPLQDLVTAEKPIPLFVEKCVEFIEDTGLCTEGLYRVSGNKTDQDNIQKQFDQDHSISLVSMEVTVNAVAGALKAFFADLPDPLIPYSLHPELLEAAKIPDKTERLHALKEIVKKFHPVNYDVFRYVITHLNRVSQQNKVNLMTADNLSICFWPTLMRPDFENREFLSTTKIHQSVVETFIQQCQFFFYNGEIVEIANTVAPPPPSNPGQLVEPMVPLQLPPPLQPQLIQPQLQTDPLGII